The Caulifigura coniformis genome includes a region encoding these proteins:
- the dprA gene encoding DNA-processing protein DprA — translation MSALNPSDISPETLNLVRLSLVPGIGPRIASDLLERFGTASAVFEANGAELLSIPSVKPKVSAAITAARSDGAAEAEIEECGRRGISLIPRGSTLYSRMLAETHDPPALLYCRGAILPQDDLAVAIVGSRHCTLYGRQMAEKLAGGLARAGVTIISGLARGIDACAHRGALDAGGRTIAVCAPGLNTVYPPEHAELAVEIAASGALLSESPLAREARPGLFPQRNRIISGLSLGVIIVEAGRRSGALHTSRHAMEQGRDVFAVPGRIDSLPSQGCHDLIRDGVPLIRGVDDVLEALAPLMKPVRRETGEVVQSPRELLLNEIETLVLNQVTQEAQHVDSLLPVDGLEPSQLLATLTILEMKRLVRRLPGGFVVRSPY, via the coding sequence ATGTCTGCACTGAATCCTTCCGACATTTCGCCGGAGACGCTCAATCTGGTGAGGCTGTCGCTGGTACCCGGCATCGGACCGCGCATTGCGAGCGATCTTCTCGAGAGGTTCGGTACCGCGTCGGCCGTGTTCGAGGCGAACGGAGCGGAACTCCTCTCCATTCCGTCCGTGAAGCCGAAAGTATCTGCCGCCATCACGGCGGCGCGCAGCGACGGCGCTGCCGAGGCGGAAATTGAGGAATGCGGTCGCCGTGGGATCTCGCTGATTCCGCGAGGCTCCACCCTCTATTCCAGGATGCTGGCGGAGACTCACGATCCGCCGGCGCTCTTGTATTGCCGTGGAGCGATCCTGCCGCAGGATGACCTCGCCGTCGCCATCGTGGGGTCGCGACACTGCACGCTGTACGGCCGGCAGATGGCGGAGAAGCTCGCCGGCGGGCTCGCGCGGGCCGGCGTGACCATCATCAGCGGCCTGGCGCGCGGGATCGATGCGTGCGCGCATCGGGGAGCACTCGACGCAGGGGGGCGCACGATCGCCGTGTGTGCCCCCGGGCTGAATACAGTCTACCCGCCGGAACATGCCGAACTGGCGGTCGAGATCGCGGCAAGCGGAGCTTTGCTCAGTGAATCTCCACTCGCCCGAGAGGCGCGGCCCGGCCTGTTCCCCCAGCGGAATCGGATCATCTCCGGACTTTCGCTGGGGGTGATCATTGTGGAAGCGGGCCGCCGGAGCGGCGCGCTGCACACGTCACGCCACGCAATGGAGCAGGGGAGGGACGTCTTCGCGGTCCCCGGGCGGATCGACAGTCTCCCGAGCCAGGGATGCCACGATCTGATCCGGGACGGCGTTCCGCTGATTCGCGGAGTCGATGATGTGCTCGAAGCCCTCGCTCCGCTGATGAAGCCCGTGCGCCGCGAAACAGGAGAAGTGGTGCAGTCGCCGCGCGAGCTGTTGCTGAACGAGATCGAAACGCTCGTGCTGAACCAAGTGACGCAGGAGGCGCAGCACGTTGATTCGCTGCTGCCGGTCGATGGCCTCGAGCCGTCGCAACTGCTGGCGACGCTGACGATCCTCGAGATGAAGCGGCTCGTCCGACGCCTGCCCGGAGGCTTCGTCGTGAGAAGCCCCTACTGA
- a CDS encoding zinc metallopeptidase, translating to MMMNFGYLLWVAPAFLLMMWAQFRIRSAYGRGMEVPASLSGAAAAQHILDSAGLDNVAIEMTEGVMSDHYDPRHKVLRLSRDVYSSRTATAVGIAAHEAGHALQDATNYAPMTIRNLAVPAAQFGSGFGGILLMLGFIMASKPLLIVGIVVFSGVVFFQLVNLPVEIDASNRAKRVLTQLGIVDADGAGAVRSVLNAAAWTYVAGALESVLTLLYYVSLVTGGSRREE from the coding sequence ATGATGATGAATTTCGGTTACCTGCTGTGGGTGGCCCCGGCGTTCCTCCTGATGATGTGGGCCCAGTTTCGGATTCGCTCGGCCTATGGCCGGGGAATGGAGGTTCCTGCGAGCCTCTCCGGCGCGGCCGCGGCGCAGCACATCCTTGATTCCGCAGGGCTCGACAATGTCGCCATCGAAATGACCGAAGGCGTCATGTCGGACCACTATGACCCGCGGCACAAAGTGTTGCGGCTCAGCCGCGACGTTTATTCGAGCCGTACGGCGACTGCGGTCGGCATCGCTGCGCACGAAGCGGGGCATGCCTTGCAGGACGCGACGAACTACGCGCCGATGACGATTCGAAACCTGGCGGTGCCCGCCGCGCAGTTCGGCTCGGGCTTCGGCGGAATCCTGCTGATGCTCGGTTTCATCATGGCCTCCAAGCCGCTGCTGATCGTCGGCATCGTGGTCTTTTCCGGTGTCGTGTTCTTCCAGTTGGTGAACCTGCCGGTGGAGATCGATGCCAGCAATCGAGCGAAGCGGGTCCTGACCCAGCTCGGAATCGTCGATGCCGATGGGGCCGGCGCAGTACGTTCCGTGCTGAATGCGGCCGCGTGGACCTATGTCGCCGGCGCTCTCGAATCCGTTCTGACGCTGCTGTACTACGTCAGTCTCGTCACCGGTGGAAGCCGGCGCGAGGAATAG
- a CDS encoding DUF1571 domain-containing protein encodes MMRRMRVLAGKGIRQPNIQAAGVAFLTLAAVNLSTDPVPAGSEPLAILESAEATIAIPAPRLLKPVVTVSAPAPMADGLEPHPVAVQAAATTVAMATGAAATPVVEALPVAATVDSGVLTGLPALQKNIEIIEKGVAQFGKIPDYMATFTKQERIGGDLSQVQQISLKLRHEPLSIYMKWRSGQTGQQVIWVEGQNEGKMLVKAGGLKGRLGTLSLDPSSGLAMSQSRHPCTMVGLLKAAERILQYQKAAVESGKGFHCELRDDAEFDGRPCYRCVVQYDSAEYSPDYRKSEILIDKQLSMPVSVMNFTWAQDADPAKLDEESLIEHYMYTDIQVQQQFADLDFSRANEDYRMVR; translated from the coding sequence ATGATGCGACGGATGCGCGTTCTCGCCGGCAAAGGAATTCGTCAGCCCAACATTCAGGCCGCCGGAGTCGCTTTCCTGACTCTGGCCGCCGTGAATCTGAGCACGGACCCCGTGCCCGCCGGGTCGGAACCGCTCGCCATCCTGGAGAGCGCCGAAGCCACGATCGCGATCCCGGCCCCGCGCCTGCTCAAGCCGGTCGTCACCGTGTCGGCCCCGGCCCCGATGGCCGATGGACTCGAACCCCATCCCGTTGCCGTCCAGGCCGCTGCCACCACCGTCGCGATGGCGACGGGCGCCGCAGCGACTCCGGTGGTCGAGGCTCTGCCTGTCGCAGCGACTGTCGACAGCGGCGTGCTGACGGGACTGCCGGCGCTGCAGAAAAACATCGAGATCATCGAGAAAGGGGTTGCGCAGTTCGGGAAGATTCCCGACTACATGGCCACCTTCACGAAACAGGAACGCATCGGCGGCGACCTCAGCCAGGTGCAGCAGATCTCCCTGAAACTTCGTCACGAGCCGCTGAGCATTTACATGAAGTGGCGGTCCGGCCAGACGGGCCAGCAGGTGATCTGGGTGGAAGGCCAGAACGAAGGCAAGATGCTGGTGAAAGCGGGCGGCCTCAAAGGTCGGCTCGGAACTCTCTCGCTCGATCCCTCCAGCGGACTAGCCATGTCGCAGTCGCGGCATCCCTGCACGATGGTCGGGCTCCTGAAGGCGGCTGAACGGATTCTCCAGTACCAGAAGGCCGCCGTCGAAAGCGGCAAGGGATTCCACTGTGAGTTGCGTGACGACGCAGAATTCGACGGCCGTCCGTGCTACCGGTGTGTCGTGCAGTACGACTCGGCCGAATATTCCCCCGACTATCGCAAGTCGGAGATCCTGATCGACAAGCAACTGTCGATGCCCGTGAGCGTCATGAACTTCACCTGGGCCCAGGACGCCGATCCGGCCAAGCTCGATGAGGAATCGCTGATCGAGCACTACATGTATACCGACATCCAGGTGCAGCAGCAGTTCGCCGACCTGGACTTCAGCCGCGCAAACGAAGACTACCGGATGGTGCGGTAA
- a CDS encoding EVE domain-containing protein, which yields MPNYWLFKSEPDCYSIDDLKRDKRTFWDGVRNYQARNMLRDSIKVGDGVLFYHSSCDPMAIVGTAEVVKAGYPDHTAFDKNADHYDPKSKVDDPTWYMVDIKLQRKFETPLVREALKEDSRLAGMVLLQRGSRLSIQPVTASEWQAILQLAGNPGK from the coding sequence ATGCCGAACTACTGGCTCTTCAAGTCCGAGCCTGACTGCTATTCGATCGACGACCTCAAACGCGACAAACGAACGTTCTGGGACGGCGTCCGAAACTACCAGGCCCGCAACATGCTGCGCGACTCGATCAAGGTCGGCGACGGCGTGCTTTTCTATCACAGCAGTTGCGATCCAATGGCGATCGTCGGCACGGCCGAAGTGGTCAAGGCGGGCTACCCCGATCACACAGCATTCGACAAGAACGCCGACCATTACGACCCGAAATCGAAGGTCGACGATCCGACCTGGTACATGGTCGATATCAAGCTGCAGCGCAAGTTCGAGACTCCGCTCGTTCGCGAGGCCCTGAAAGAGGATTCGCGACTTGCCGGGATGGTGCTTCTGCAGCGCGGTTCGCGGCTCTCGATCCAGCCGGTCACCGCGTCCGAGTGGCAGGCGATTCTCCAACTTGCTGGAAATCCGGGCAAATAA
- a CDS encoding sigma-54 interaction domain-containing protein: MTGMIGDSPPMREVYRLTRKVASSQATVLLLGETGTGKELVAKAIHDLSPRRTGPFIRVNCGALSESLLESELFGHVKGAFTSAHENRTGRFEAAHGGTIFLDEINSTSYTLQVKLLRVLQEHEFERVGDTRTISVDVRIVAATNRDLIEMVERGKFREDLFYRLNVLPIYLPPLRERIDDVPPLAEFFAKKYAEENGRQNMVLDAETLTYLKRYSWPGNVRELQNYIERSIVLAAADRLTADLLPPHVRGEAPLRLGRLNRTDLESMCSELVSMGLAAAPEEGAAYNKVMGLVEKELIQQVLRVCQGTQTKTASRLGINRNTLHKKIEEYSLESDAR, from the coding sequence ATGACAGGCATGATCGGCGACAGCCCGCCGATGCGCGAGGTCTACCGGCTGACCCGGAAGGTCGCGTCGAGCCAGGCCACGGTCCTGCTGCTGGGGGAGACCGGCACGGGGAAGGAACTGGTGGCCAAGGCCATCCACGATCTCAGCCCACGCCGCACCGGTCCGTTCATCCGGGTCAACTGCGGCGCGCTGAGCGAAAGCCTGCTCGAAAGCGAACTCTTCGGACACGTCAAAGGGGCGTTCACCAGCGCCCACGAGAACCGCACCGGCCGCTTCGAAGCGGCGCACGGCGGGACGATCTTTCTCGATGAAATCAACTCGACCAGCTACACCCTGCAGGTCAAGCTGCTGCGCGTGCTGCAGGAGCACGAGTTCGAACGCGTCGGTGATACCAGGACGATCTCGGTCGATGTCCGCATTGTGGCGGCGACGAACCGCGATCTCATCGAGATGGTCGAGCGGGGCAAGTTCCGCGAAGACCTTTTCTATCGCCTGAACGTGCTGCCGATCTATCTCCCTCCGCTCCGCGAGCGGATTGACGACGTTCCCCCGCTGGCGGAGTTCTTCGCGAAGAAATACGCCGAGGAGAACGGGCGCCAGAATATGGTGCTCGACGCGGAGACGCTGACTTATCTCAAGCGGTACTCCTGGCCGGGCAACGTCCGCGAGCTCCAGAACTACATCGAACGGAGCATCGTCCTGGCGGCGGCCGACCGGCTGACGGCGGACCTGCTCCCGCCGCATGTGCGGGGGGAAGCCCCACTGCGCCTGGGCCGGCTGAACCGGACCGACCTGGAGTCGATGTGCTCGGAACTCGTGAGCATGGGCCTTGCGGCCGCGCCGGAAGAAGGCGCGGCGTATAACAAGGTGATGGGGCTCGTCGAGAAGGAGTTGATCCAGCAGGTGCTGCGGGTCTGCCAGGGGACGCAGACCAAGACCGCATCGCGGCTGGGGATCAACCGGAACACGCTGCACAAGAAGATCGAGGAGTACAGCCTCGAATCGGACGCCCGTTGA